The following are encoded in a window of uncultured Sphaerochaeta sp. genomic DNA:
- a CDS encoding iron ABC transporter permease produces the protein MFTKKRILQFCAAALIFLLADFWMYSTLSSDFRSYEAERNFNEIELFAQTVPDERTPQDFARWVPTVKDIIPGARALYLTFDEQSFNFIPESGSETVNALFQAYSSTPEFQKAMESVYYLEPMKLGSTYQADYSLDPDTISADTIKSQVYFVPIVDETGYQVSGAAMIIVPSSTATGYSNLLKTLFIAAAVVFLGILLVLTFTRDPLTGFMVLGLFGIVLVFIAYPLVEAIRLSFMKDGVFSLQTWKESLSPTYMVALWGSLRLGVLTATISTLVGFMFAFLIERTSFKKKKLMTTMATMPVISPPFSLSLSIILLFGNNGLISKQLLHLNTSIYGLGGLTIVQVIGMFPIAFMTISGVLRQIDSTVEDASLDLSATRWQTFKEITLPLSVPGILSAWLLVFTNSLADFANPLLLSGDYRVLSTEAYMLVTGRSNLGAGSALSFILLMPTLTAFLVQRNWVAKKSYVTVTGKPSTTLTELTNKPVRVALETFSWIFLGFIASLYLTIVAGCFVVNWGIDYSFTLANWGEAVSRGWTSIRDTVTLAAIATPTAGLLAMLAAMLIVRKKFPGKRFLEMLIMTPYAIPGTLIGISYILAFNRQPLLLVGTGAIIVINYVIRELPVGLENGITALHQIDPAIEESAADLGADVPTVFKTIVLPLIRPAFLSSMSYTFVRSMTAVSAIIFLISARWNHLTVLIFNFSENLRFGLASVLSTILIVIVLSVWGLMQVVVRDDKLTQKTISTR, from the coding sequence ATGTTTACAAAAAAACGCATCCTTCAGTTCTGCGCTGCAGCGCTGATATTCCTGCTGGCTGATTTCTGGATGTACAGCACACTCTCTTCTGATTTCAGATCATATGAAGCAGAGCGTAATTTCAATGAAATTGAGCTGTTCGCGCAAACAGTTCCCGACGAGAGGACCCCACAGGATTTTGCCCGTTGGGTTCCAACGGTTAAAGACATCATACCCGGGGCGAGAGCACTCTATCTTACCTTTGACGAGCAGAGCTTCAACTTTATTCCTGAAAGTGGATCTGAGACGGTAAATGCTCTATTCCAAGCGTATAGCAGCACTCCTGAATTCCAAAAGGCCATGGAGAGTGTCTACTACCTGGAGCCAATGAAGCTTGGATCAACGTATCAAGCTGATTATAGCCTGGACCCTGATACGATTAGCGCAGATACCATCAAAAGCCAGGTATACTTTGTACCCATTGTGGATGAGACAGGGTATCAGGTATCCGGAGCAGCGATGATTATTGTCCCCTCCAGTACTGCCACAGGATACAGCAACTTGCTCAAGACCCTGTTCATTGCCGCGGCAGTGGTATTCTTGGGTATACTCCTTGTACTTACCTTTACCCGCGATCCATTGACGGGATTCATGGTACTGGGATTATTTGGTATTGTCCTGGTCTTTATCGCTTACCCCTTGGTAGAGGCAATCAGGCTCTCCTTTATGAAAGATGGGGTATTCAGCCTACAGACATGGAAAGAGAGTCTTTCCCCTACCTATATGGTGGCACTGTGGGGCTCGCTTAGACTGGGAGTACTTACAGCTACCATTTCCACGCTGGTCGGATTCATGTTCGCCTTCCTGATTGAACGAACAAGTTTCAAGAAAAAGAAATTGATGACCACCATGGCAACCATGCCGGTCATTTCCCCACCGTTCAGTCTCTCCCTCTCCATCATTCTATTGTTTGGTAACAATGGGCTGATCAGTAAACAATTGCTTCACCTGAATACCTCCATTTATGGCTTGGGTGGCCTGACGATTGTACAGGTAATTGGGATGTTCCCTATCGCATTCATGACAATCAGTGGTGTCTTGAGGCAGATTGACTCCACGGTTGAGGATGCCTCCCTCGACTTGAGTGCCACCAGATGGCAGACATTCAAGGAGATAACCCTCCCTCTCTCTGTTCCTGGCATTCTATCGGCTTGGCTGTTGGTTTTCACCAATTCGCTGGCTGACTTTGCAAACCCGTTGTTGCTGAGCGGTGACTACCGGGTACTCTCAACGGAAGCCTATATGTTGGTAACCGGTCGTAGCAACCTGGGAGCTGGTTCAGCCCTATCATTCATCCTTTTGATGCCAACCCTCACAGCCTTCTTGGTACAGCGAAACTGGGTTGCAAAGAAGAGTTATGTAACGGTGACAGGAAAACCTTCCACTACGCTTACCGAACTCACCAACAAACCTGTCAGGGTTGCCTTGGAGACTTTCTCCTGGATTTTCCTTGGCTTCATTGCCTCTCTCTATCTGACCATCGTGGCAGGATGTTTCGTGGTCAACTGGGGTATCGACTACTCCTTCACCCTGGCAAACTGGGGAGAAGCAGTCTCTCGTGGATGGACATCCATCCGTGACACGGTAACCCTGGCAGCCATTGCAACACCGACAGCAGGACTGTTGGCCATGCTTGCCGCAATGTTGATAGTAAGAAAGAAATTCCCGGGAAAACGATTTCTTGAGATGTTGATAATGACTCCCTATGCCATTCCTGGTACCTTGATTGGTATCAGTTACATCTTGGCATTCAACCGGCAACCACTCTTGCTGGTAGGAACTGGAGCGATCATTGTTATCAACTACGTGATTAGAGAACTACCGGTAGGACTGGAGAATGGCATAACTGCCCTGCACCAGATTGATCCTGCCATCGAGGAGAGCGCAGCTGATCTGGGTGCTGACGTACCTACGGTCTTCAAGACAATTGTTCTTCCCTTGATTCGTCCGGCATTCTTGTCCAGCATGTCCTACACCTTTGTACGGTCTATGACTGCTGTCAGTGCCATCATCTTCTTGATTTCGGCTCGCTGGAATCACCTGACCGTTCTGATCTTCAACTTCTCGGAGAACCTTCGTTTCGGTCTCGCCAGCGTCTTGTCAACCATCCTCATCGTCATCGTCCTCTCTGTCTGGGGTCTGATGCAGGTTGTGGTTCGTGATGACAAGCTCACCCAAAAAACTATTTCAACCCGCTAA
- a CDS encoding ABC transporter substrate-binding protein, which yields MKKTIALVLALVMLVPALFAQGGQEAAPAPAASETTAPVAAAASGSVNAYTTLEEPLAAKLFQLFEQETGIKVNFVRLSGGETVARLEAEASNPQASIWVGGVGLDHITAKSKGLTTPYVSRYTSKTPEQFRDPDNFYIGLYVGPLTFVTNLDRAAELGIEPPRSWADLLKPEYKGYVRMANPNSSGTAYNTLTTALDVFGTEDKMIEYMKELDKNIDQYTKSGSAPGKSVATGEIPVAIGYAHDQVKLKAAGSPIVITAPSEGTGYELASMSLVKGGPDTVNAKKLYDWVLSSPVAQETFTEWYVVLVAEGAAKHPDALSINEIKTVNQDMAWDGDKVNKTRLLDRWTNEIGNKR from the coding sequence ATGAAAAAAACTATTGCTTTGGTTTTGGCTCTCGTAATGCTCGTACCTGCACTGTTCGCTCAGGGGGGCCAAGAGGCTGCTCCTGCACCTGCTGCAAGTGAGACTACAGCTCCTGTGGCGGCCGCTGCTTCTGGAAGCGTAAATGCCTATACGACGCTTGAGGAACCTCTTGCTGCAAAACTGTTCCAGCTGTTTGAACAAGAGACTGGTATCAAGGTTAACTTTGTTCGTCTCAGTGGTGGAGAGACGGTAGCCCGACTTGAGGCCGAGGCATCCAATCCCCAGGCATCCATCTGGGTTGGTGGTGTTGGTCTTGACCACATCACCGCAAAGAGCAAAGGCTTGACTACCCCGTATGTAAGCCGCTACACGTCCAAGACCCCTGAGCAATTCCGTGACCCGGATAACTTCTACATCGGTCTCTACGTTGGGCCTCTCACCTTTGTGACCAACCTTGACCGTGCAGCAGAACTTGGAATCGAACCCCCGAGAAGCTGGGCCGATCTTCTCAAGCCCGAGTACAAGGGATATGTCCGCATGGCAAACCCCAACTCCTCCGGTACTGCATACAACACCTTGACCACAGCTCTCGATGTTTTCGGAACTGAGGACAAGATGATTGAGTACATGAAGGAACTGGACAAGAACATCGACCAGTACACCAAGAGCGGAAGTGCTCCTGGAAAGAGTGTTGCTACTGGTGAGATTCCTGTTGCTATCGGGTATGCACATGACCAGGTTAAGCTCAAGGCAGCTGGTTCCCCAATCGTAATTACCGCTCCTTCTGAAGGAACTGGATACGAACTGGCTAGCATGTCCTTGGTAAAGGGTGGCCCCGATACAGTCAATGCAAAGAAACTGTATGACTGGGTTCTCTCCAGTCCTGTTGCCCAAGAGACCTTCACCGAATGGTATGTGGTACTGGTAGCTGAAGGCGCCGCCAAGCATCCTGATGCTCTGTCAATCAATGAGATCAAGACAGTCAACCAGGATATGGCTTGGGACGGAGACAAGGTCAATAAGACCCGTCTGCTTGACCGCTGGACCAATGAGATCGGAAACAAGAGATAA
- a CDS encoding GNAT family N-acetyltransferase, translating to MNILQCNKLTSEQKQHIEELYAHCCLQEPLTQELFLVSDMNVEPEKPCFFLAYEAAQLVSFLTAFFPTKEEVEFTGFTHPDKREQGHMTALIAAALPLFSQARYHQALFIREKGSQSGEEFLSKRYPAIARTEYVLELKSNAWKTRQTTGVLTEVTPQTQEIAGKILSEIFEQDEQTSKQHLTFLLSRPDGQVYLYYVEGVPVGTVNVHYLDKEVAMIHAVGIHKPLRRKGHGERMMVDLLNMLTQNTSAVRLEVDSDNPPALALYQKLGFCTLNRVDYHAMIF from the coding sequence ATGAATATCCTGCAATGCAACAAACTTACGAGCGAACAAAAACAACACATTGAAGAGCTGTATGCACACTGCTGCCTACAGGAACCACTTACGCAAGAGCTGTTTCTTGTGAGTGACATGAACGTAGAGCCAGAAAAGCCTTGCTTCTTTCTTGCGTATGAAGCAGCACAGCTGGTCAGTTTCCTGACAGCATTTTTCCCAACCAAAGAAGAAGTTGAGTTCACCGGCTTCACCCATCCAGATAAAAGAGAACAGGGCCATATGACTGCTCTCATTGCTGCCGCTCTCCCCCTCTTCTCACAGGCAAGGTATCATCAAGCACTTTTTATCAGGGAGAAGGGTTCGCAAAGTGGCGAGGAGTTCCTCAGCAAACGCTATCCCGCCATCGCACGAACAGAATATGTACTGGAGCTGAAAAGCAACGCATGGAAAACCAGGCAAACCACCGGTGTGCTTACTGAAGTTACCCCGCAAACACAAGAGATTGCAGGGAAGATCCTGAGTGAAATTTTCGAGCAGGATGAGCAGACCAGCAAACAACACCTAACCTTCCTTCTCTCCCGCCCCGATGGTCAGGTATATCTCTACTATGTGGAAGGAGTGCCTGTAGGTACAGTGAATGTGCACTACCTTGATAAAGAGGTGGCAATGATCCATGCAGTAGGGATCCATAAACCATTGAGAAGAAAGGGTCATGGGGAGCGAATGATGGTAGATCTCCTTAATATGCTTACGCAGAATACTTCTGCAGTAAGACTGGAAGTTGATAGTGACAATCCCCCAGCACTGGCTTTGTATCAGAAACTCGGTTTTTGTACGCTTAACCGAGTTGATTACCATGCAATGATTTTTTGA